A genomic segment from Leptolyngbya boryana PCC 6306 encodes:
- a CDS encoding oligosaccharide flippase family protein, which translates to MSLRQKVLQGGIFLALREGFGIILSLGSIVLLTRMIGPQQYGLYAAVFGIFTYLFSLGQFGVLVYLVRMEEDQRQAYHQAFMLLLLIGVVLTGGLWLGGFFWLDRWVNLPGFEAVAKVMLSALPLTLINQVPLARLERQLDYRTIAMIELANQFTYNLIALPLAFSGFGVWAMVLGWLGQQIQDSILLFSRSRYRPHLTWQPKVVKEIVHFSLGFSAANWAFQLRALVNPLLIARFAGAEAVAYVALAVRMVDVLSFVRTSTYRISISALAQMQGQLGRLQRALSDGMNLQVLALGPLLALASWFGPILIPHIFGAKWVPVMSVFPLIAFSALWSALFNLHSSVLYVLHRNWQVALFHILHIVLFIGGAWLLVPRLGLMGYGWAEVATLLGYGLIHLYVTQAIGEPDYRMAFLWASAFGLSLFCYQIGWWAIIPLLFVGVWSETRQTVGQYIRQVREANAK; encoded by the coding sequence ATGAGTTTACGGCAGAAAGTACTACAGGGCGGAATTTTTCTAGCACTGCGTGAAGGGTTCGGCATCATTCTCAGTCTGGGTAGCATTGTGCTCTTAACGCGGATGATCGGGCCGCAACAATACGGGCTTTATGCTGCTGTATTTGGCATCTTTACTTATCTGTTTAGCTTGGGTCAGTTTGGGGTGCTAGTTTATCTCGTCCGCATGGAAGAAGACCAGCGACAAGCTTATCATCAAGCGTTTATGCTGCTGCTCTTGATCGGGGTGGTTCTAACTGGAGGACTGTGGCTCGGTGGCTTTTTCTGGCTCGATCGCTGGGTAAATTTGCCTGGATTTGAAGCGGTGGCGAAAGTGATGCTGTCTGCGCTGCCGCTCACCTTGATCAATCAAGTTCCTCTGGCAAGGTTAGAGCGACAATTAGATTACCGTACGATCGCGATGATCGAACTGGCAAATCAGTTTACTTATAATCTGATCGCCTTACCGCTTGCGTTTTCGGGATTTGGGGTTTGGGCAATGGTGCTTGGATGGTTAGGACAGCAGATTCAGGATTCGATTCTGTTGTTTAGTCGGTCTCGGTATCGGCCCCACTTGACTTGGCAGCCGAAGGTCGTGAAAGAAATTGTGCATTTTAGCTTAGGGTTTTCGGCTGCGAACTGGGCGTTTCAGTTACGTGCCTTGGTGAATCCTCTGCTGATTGCGCGATTTGCAGGAGCGGAGGCAGTTGCTTATGTGGCGCTGGCAGTTCGCATGGTGGATGTATTGAGCTTTGTGAGAACTTCGACCTATCGGATTTCGATTTCGGCACTGGCTCAGATGCAGGGTCAGCTAGGACGATTACAGAGAGCACTGTCGGATGGGATGAATTTACAGGTTCTTGCTCTCGGTCCCTTACTTGCATTGGCAAGTTGGTTTGGTCCGATTTTAATCCCGCATATTTTTGGTGCAAAATGGGTGCCTGTGATGTCGGTATTTCCGTTGATTGCGTTTAGTGCCCTATGGAGTGCATTATTCAATCTCCATTCTTCCGTCCTGTATGTCCTGCATCGCAATTGGCAAGTGGCATTATTTCACATTCTGCATATTGTCTTGTTTATAGGTGGAGCTTGGCTGTTGGTGCCTCGGTTGGGATTGATGGGGTATGGTTGGGCTGAGGTAGCAACGCTCTTGGGATATGGCTTGATTCATCTCTATGTCACGCAAGCGATCGGGGAGCCTGATTACCGTATGGCGTTTCTCTGGGCAAGCGCATTCGGCTTGTCGCTGTTTTGCTATCAGATTGGCTGGTGGGCGATTATCCCATTGCTGTTTGTCGGAGTGTGGTCTGAGACACGGCAGACGGTCGGGCAATATATTCGCCAGGTTCGGGAGGCAAATGCGAAATGA
- a CDS encoding glycosyltransferase family 2 protein, whose translation MIRPKVSIAINNYNYDRYLAQAIESALDQTYANVEVIVVDDGSTDRSRQVIECYRDRIIPVYKANGGQASAFNAGFAASTGEIVCFLDADDMFLPEKAAAIVDAISDPTVMQWCFHPLQLANAQMQPMEPILQLGETYPVDVRQDVTKGKLKGKLPFAIPATSGLCFTRSLLSKILPMPEAESILLNDSFLQFAALGIAPGIALDHPLALQRVHGSNAYTANSASERINAPIRILTAAALRDRFPSTKQFANCWFADGLGLYWKLGGVDAAIQPWVDRYRSELSPTEACVIWMRATYRRLKP comes from the coding sequence ATGATTCGACCTAAGGTCAGTATTGCAATTAACAATTACAACTACGATCGCTATTTAGCTCAAGCCATCGAAAGTGCCTTAGATCAGACTTATGCCAATGTCGAAGTGATTGTCGTCGATGACGGTTCAACGGATCGCTCAAGACAGGTGATTGAATGCTATCGCGATCGCATCATTCCCGTCTATAAAGCCAATGGGGGTCAAGCTTCTGCATTCAATGCTGGATTTGCTGCAAGCACTGGAGAGATTGTTTGCTTTTTAGATGCTGATGATATGTTTTTGCCTGAGAAAGCAGCCGCGATCGTAGATGCGATTTCTGATCCCACTGTGATGCAATGGTGCTTTCATCCCTTACAACTTGCCAATGCCCAAATGCAGCCGATGGAGCCAATTCTGCAACTGGGTGAAACTTATCCAGTTGACGTTCGACAAGATGTTACAAAAGGGAAATTGAAAGGCAAGTTGCCTTTTGCGATTCCTGCGACCTCAGGGCTGTGCTTTACGCGATCGCTGCTCTCAAAAATTTTACCGATGCCCGAAGCCGAGTCCATTCTGCTCAATGATAGCTTTCTGCAATTTGCAGCGTTAGGAATTGCTCCGGGAATTGCCCTCGATCATCCTCTTGCTCTGCAGCGCGTTCATGGCAGTAATGCTTATACCGCAAATTCAGCTTCAGAGCGCATCAATGCTCCGATTCGGATTTTAACGGCTGCGGCATTACGCGATCGATTCCCCTCGACGAAGCAGTTTGCTAACTGTTGGTTTGCCGATGGATTAGGGCTGTATTGGAAGTTGGGAGGAGTGGATGCTGCCATTCAACCTTGGGTCGATCGCTATCGATCTGAACTTTCCCCCACTGAAGCCTGTGTGATTTGGATGCGTGCTACTTATCGACGATTGAAACCATGA